From a single Populus trichocarpa isolate Nisqually-1 chromosome 17, P.trichocarpa_v4.1, whole genome shotgun sequence genomic region:
- the LOC18107225 gene encoding protein ESSENTIAL FOR POTEXVIRUS ACCUMULATION 1 isoform X7 translates to MTDGKLNLPDDLLLSSKSADERLSSFKDQLTVDNTIPLSPQWLYAKPVDAKSLTAGASGETRASNSLSLGNSIDNNLKDNWRLDGTQDKKDRRRIASDIESSRRWREEERDTGLLGRRDRRKEDHRADSVSTRDISENRTLSSSDRWHDSNNRISGHESRRDSKWSSRWGPEDKEKGSLTDKRADVEKEDTHSDKQNFGTASRPTSDLENDSRDKWRPRHRMEVHAGGPAVYRSAPGFGSDRGRVESSNVRFAAGRGRSNNSGNFQNGRHLNSSPIGSIPVNKNHAFCYPRGKLLDIYRKHKTLPSFDPMPDGMEHASPITQETAIKPLAFVSPDAEEEAVLGDIWQGKITSSGGLKSSFRDNDTSNNNTAGFGEVPLGEGNPNSSVKTEEIADSFGKITVNASGQGIGSEMLDTSMAEEKDSQKDGTQKLTTTIGRELTDDFVRAVSKKDDCSVGECGPSDNVVELKAFETSSVEDVASKKHLKLGDNEPTTFEIGSQLPGDSSSLFDFIIPLEELSLCYLDPQGAIQGPYLGIDIIAWFEQGYFGTDLPVCLSDAPSGLPFFELGDIMPHLKFKPGCASSTSPSAKLQLSEPVGENLEGSALPPASSLEFKGSSVSEELQYASSGFEAIPSVSGQSRTPDHGFRPRTVDSDDQRFQNIVSLDEEIVFPGRPGSSGNPVMTDAADIQSFVSNPPSHPVILNEFSETGMLTHQDEIVHPFGLLMSELRSNSHPKHAQASYLASSMSEGHAMDPYTERDAALASHRSFDLVSDQSRYTDTWPEDYSKKPLMNPHIDLGTTDTRHLFQRQPEFNDFDQQHLMPQKMQNERQQQNHVSHPFLQELGFEQIPSHLIELQFQQQRKLELQQQWQLELQRLELQRQQQLELQRQQQLELQRRQQLEHQRRQQFELQQQQQQFELQQQHHLLHQQQQQQQLHQYQMKLQQQQVLEQLLQHQMSDLGYGQGKGDPMRDNLVDQSQFRTLLPELQRNLHIPRHLDLSLEQVIRAKIGQNNLQEPQTDILDLLSQVKHGNILPSDLQFHHQLEQMQAQELSLARSTGFNTSDCHLQQQRQSSHDEHLSHIKWNHALQELHQGGFYEPSSMAFDHPTSLPAITLGIKLDNVNGHSQGPDSAEHLYMHPAEQLGSVSSNAPSCDQQVLDDIYASHPEMTENYFPGKRRQQENSWVEGGMQQLHHENERKRNVSEASGNSSIWLSGQRDEESSKQVLMDLHQKIGLQSIHSSEDDYGHLTSSSKSRESFWPITDSSSSNHNPDQEVAMNNSFMDRPQHLNSNSLLHDNPAMALSGQLHLGNGERLHGSNSGALLEEPTFLSGMIDTSQANHVDNRFGSKYTKDKDLAELDNRSGSKCVRAMSRSVSHIEENFVEQAETAMDLVNAHSRHSSLSSAGGYGGLHGYEMGLDNSTSEEVSNDRVILSKGLDNSLHKHPPVSRALSSLDALSDMGSASHNKHKNPTSIATSDERRNESVENLAAAWGGDTQASGMKEVRFRRTASYNDAGITETSFIDVLKKPVFSEAEAANAAALESSDGSLTGRSGKKKGKKGRQIDPALLGFKVSSNRIMMGEIQHLDDN, encoded by the exons ATGACTGACGGAAAGCTCAATCTACCTGACGATCTCCTCCTCTCCTCCAAATCAGCTGATGAACGCCTCTCCTCCTTCAAAg ATCAATTGACTGTGGACAACACAATACCACTTTCTCCTCAATGGCTTTATGCTAAGCCGGTGGATGCTAAGTCATTAACTGCTGGAGCATCAGGG GAAACTCGTGCATCAAATTCTTTGTCCCTTGGAAACTCCATTGATAACAATTTGAAAGACAATTGGCGTTTAGATGGAACCCAAGACAAGAAAGATCGGAGGAGGATTGCTTCTGACATAGAAAGTAGCCGTCGCTGGCGTGAGGAGGAGAGGGATACAGGCTTGCTTGGTAGAAGAGATCGCAGAAAAGAGGACCATCGCGCTGATTCTGTTTCAACCAGAGATATATCTGAGAATAGGACTTTGTCTTCTTCAGATCGTTGGCATGACAGCAATAACCGCATTTCTGGGCATGAATCCCGAAGAGACAGCAAGTGGTCATCTAGGTGGGGTCCGGAAGATAAAGAGAAGGGTTCTTTAACTGATAAGAGGGCAGATGTTGAGAAGGAAGACACTCACAGCGACAAACAAAATTTTGGCACAGCTAGCCGCCCAACTTCTGACCTTGAGAATGATTCTCGTGATAAGTGGAGGCCTCGCCATCGTATGGAAGTTCATGCTGGTGGACCTGCTGTGTACCGGAGCGCACCTGGATTTGGGTCAGATAGAGGACGAGTGGAGAGCTCAAATGTGCGGTTTGCTGCTGGACGAGGGAGGTCTAACAATAGTGGGAACTTTCAAAATGGCAGGCATCTTAATTCTTCTCCTATTGGGTCCATTCCTGTGAataaaaatcatgcattctGTTATCCAAGGGGAAAACTTCTTGACATTTACCGAAAGCATAAGACTCTTCCAAGTTTTGATCCTATGCCAGATGGGATGGAACATGCATCTCCAATAACACAGGAAACTGCTATCAAGCCATTGGCTTTTGTTTCCCCTGATGCAGAGGAAGAg GCTGTCCTTGGAGATATATGGCAGGGAAAAATCACAAGCAGTGGAGGATTGAAAAGCTCATTTAGAGACAATGACACATCAAATAATAATACTGCAG GCTTTGGTGAGGTGCCTTTAGGTGAGGGGAACCCAAATTCCTCTGTTAAGACTGAAGAAATTGCTGACTCTTTTGGAAAAATTACTGTTAATGCTTCTGGTCAAGGTATTGGTTCTGAGATGTTAGATACATCAATGGCCGAGG AAAAGGATTCACAAAAAGATGGCACACAGAAGCTTACAACAACAATTGGCAGAGAGTTGACGGATGACTTTGTGCGTGCAGTTTCCAAGAAAGACGATTGCAGTGTCGGGGAGTGTGGTCCAAGCGACAATGTTGTGGAGTTGAAAGCTTTTGAAACGTCATCAGTGGAAGATGTGGCTTCAAAGAAGCACCTTAAGTTGGGGGATAACGAGCCAACTACTTTTGAGATTGGTAGCCAGCTTCCTGGTGATTCCAGTTctctatttgattttattattccaCTCGAGGAGCTATCATTGTGCTATCTTGATCCTCAAGGGGCAATCCAGGGACCGTACCTTGGTATTGATATCATTGCATGGTTTGAGCAAGGATATTTTGGAACTGATCTACCAGTTTGTTTGTCAGATGCTCCCAGTGGATTACCGTTCTTTGAGCTTGGAGATATTATGCCTCACCTTAAATTTAAACCTGGGTGCGCTTCAAGCACTAGTCCATCTGCTAAGTTACAACTATCGGAACCTGTTGGAGAAAACTTGGAAGGGAGCGCACTGCCTCCTGCTTCTTCTCTTGAATTCAAGGGTTCTTCTGTCAGCGAAGAACTGCAGTATGCCTCATCTGGATTTGAGGCCATCCCTAGTGTTAGTGGTCAGTCAAGAACACCTGATCATGGTTTTCGCCCCAGGACAGTGGATTCTGATGATCAAAGATTCCAAAATATTGTTTCTTTGGATGAAG AAATTGTCTTTCCTGGAAGGCCTGGAAGCAGTGGCAACCCTGTGATGACAGATGCCGCAGACATTCAGAGTTTTGTTTCTAATCCTCCTAGCCACCCTGTCATCTTAAATGAATTTTCAGAAACTGGCATGCTTACTCATCAGGATGAAATAGTTCATCCATTTGGCTTGCTGATGTCTGAGCTCAGAAGCAACTCTCATCCAAAGCATGCTCAAGCATCCTATCTGGCTTCAAGCATGAGTGAGGGTCATGCTATGGATCCTTATACAGAGCGTGATGCTGCTCTTGCTAGCCACAGGTCCTTTGATTTAGTATCTGATCAATCCCGTTATACAGATACATGGCCTGAAGATTATAGTAAAAAGCCACTCATGAACCCCCACATTGATCTAGGTACCACAGACACTCGACACTTATTTCAGAGGCAACCTGAGTTCAATGATTTTGACCAGCAGCATCTCATGCCACAGAAGATGCAAAACGAACGTCAACAACAGAATCATGTATCTCATCCCTTCTTACAAGAACTGGGTTTTGAGCAAATCCCTTCTCATCTGATTGAACTGCAATTTCAACAGCAGAGAAAGTTGGAGCTCCAACAACAGTGGCAGTTGGAGCTTCAACGGTTGGAGCTTCAACGGCAGCAGCAGTTGGAGCTTCAACGGCAGCAGCAGTTGGAG CTTCAACGTCGGCAGCAGTTGGAGCATCAGCGGCGGCAGCAGTTTGAGCTtcagcaacagcagcaacagTTTGAACTTCAGCAACAGCATCATTTACTGcatcaacagcagcagcaacaacagctTCATCAGTACCAAATGAaattgcagcagcagcaggttCTGGAACAGTTGCTGCAGCATCAGATGTCTGATCTTGGCTATGGGCAGGGAAAGGGAGATCCAATGAGAGACAACTTGGTTGATCAGAGTCAATTTAGGACACTACTTCCAGAACTGCAGCGAAATCTGCATATTCCAAGGCACTTGGATCTGTCACTGGAGCAGGTAATTCGAGCAAAGATTGGCCAGAATAATCTTCAAGAACCTCAGACTGATATCTTAGACCTCTTATCACAGGTGAAGCATGGTAATATATTGCCTTCAGACCTGCAATTCCATCATCAGCTAGAACAGATGCAGGCGCAAGAGTTGTCTTTGGCAAGGTCTACAGGATTTAACACTTCAGATTGTCACCTGCAACAGCAGAGGCAATCCTCACATGATGAACATTTAAGCCACATCAAATGGAATCATGCTTTACAGGAGTTACATCAGGGTGGGTTTTATGAGCCTAGCTCTATGGCATTTGACCATCCGACTTCTCTTCCTGCTATCACACTAGGGATTAAGTTGGATAATGTAAATGGTCATTCCCAAGGTCCAGATTCAGCAGAACATCTATATATGCATCCTGCTGAGCAACTGGGTTCTGTTTCTTCAAATGCTCCCTCTTGTGACCAACaagttcttgatgatatttatGCTTCTCATCCTGAAATGACAGAGAACTACTTCCCTGGAAAACGAAGGCAGCAAGAGAATAGTTGGGTTGAAGGAGGGATGCAACAGCTGCatcatgaaaatgaaagaaaaagaaatgtttcAGAAGCTTCAGGAAACTCTAGTATTTGGTTATCAGGTCAACGAGATGAGGAGAGCTCGAAGCAAGTTTTAATGGATCTTCACCAAAAAATAGGTCTTCAGTCTATTCACTCATCAGAAGATGATTATGGGCACCTTACATCCTCTTCAAAGTCTCGGGAATCCTTTTGGCCGATCACTGATTCATCTTCTTCAAATCATAATCCAGATCAAGAAGTTGCCATGAATAACTCATTTATGGATAGGCCTCAACATTTGAACTCAAATTCTCTGTTGCATGATAATCCTGCCATGGCCTTGAGTGGTCAATTACACCTAGGAAATGGTGAAAGATTGCATGGGTCAAATTCTGGAGCACTACTGGAAGAACCAACTTTTTTGTCTGGCATGATAGATACTTCTCAAGCTAATCATGTGGATAACAGGTTTGGTTCAAAATATACCAAGGATAAAGACTTGGCAGAATTGGATAACAGATCTGGGTCCAAATGTGTGAGGGCCATGTCCAGGTCTGTTTCACACATTGAAGAAAACTTTGTTGAACAAGCTGAAACTGCTATGGATCTTGTTAATGCCCATAGCAGGCATAGTTCACTAAGCAGTGCTG GTGGATATGGAGGCTTACATGGCTATGAGATGGGATTAGATAATTCGACCAGTGAAGAGGTTTCTAATGACAG GGTTATATTAAGTAAAGGGCTTGACAATTCCTTGCATAAACACCCACCAGTGTCCCGAGCCTTATCTTCCCTGGATGCTTTGTCAGACATGGGATCTGCTTCGCATAACAAGCATAAAAATCCAACAAGCATTGCAACTTCTGATG AAAGGAGGAACGAGTCTGTAGAGAATTTAGCAGCAGCATGGGGAGGTGATACTCAAGCATCTGGCATGAAAGAAGTGCGTTTTAGGAGGACTGCGTCTTACAATGATGCTGGTATAACAGAGACATCATTCATAGATGTGCTAAAAAAGCCTGTTTTTTCTGAGGCTGAAGCAGCTAATGCGGCTGCCTTGGAATCATCTGATGGTTCACTGACTGGACGAAGtgggaaaaagaaagggaagaaaggAAGGCAGATTGATCCTGCTCTCCTTGGCTTCAAGGTTTCTAGCAATCGCATTATGATGGGTGAGATACAACATCTTGATGACAACTGA
- the LOC18107225 gene encoding protein ESSENTIAL FOR POTEXVIRUS ACCUMULATION 1 isoform X5 has product MTDGKLNLPDDLLLSSKSADERLSSFKDQLTVDNTIPLSPQWLYAKPVDAKSLTAGASGETRASNSLSLGNSIDNNLKDNWRLDGTQDKKDRRRIASDIESSRRWREEERDTGLLGRRDRRKEDHRADSVSTRDISENRTLSSSDRWHDSNNRISGHESRRDSKWSSRWGPEDKEKGSLTDKRADVEKEDTHSDKQNFGTASRPTSDLENDSRDKWRPRHRMEVHAGGPAVYRSAPGFGSDRGRVESSNVRFAAGRGRSNNSGNFQNGRHLNSSPIGSIPVNKNHAFCYPRGKLLDIYRKHKTLPSFDPMPDGMEHASPITQETAIKPLAFVSPDAEEEAVLGDIWQGKITSSGGLKSSFRDNDTSNNNTAGFGEVPLGEGNPNSSVKTEEIADSFGKITVNASGQGIGSEMLDTSMAEEKDSQKDGTQKLTTTIGRELTDDFVRAVSKKDDCSVGECGPSDNVVELKAFETSSVEDVASKKHLKLGDNEPTTFEIGSQLPGDSSSLFDFIIPLEELSLCYLDPQGAIQGPYLGIDIIAWFEQGYFGTDLPVCLSDAPSGLPFFELGDIMPHLKFKPGCASSTSPSAKLQLSEPVGENLEGSALPPASSLEFKGSSVSEELQYASSGFEAIPSVSGQSRTPDHGFRPRTVDSDDQRFQNIVSLDEEIVFPGRPGSSGNPVMTDAADIQSFVSNPPSHPVILNEFSETGMLTHQDEIVHPFGLLMSELRSNSHPKHAQASYLASSMSEGHAMDPYTERDAALASHRSFDLVSDQSRYTDTWPEDYSKKPLMNPHIDLGTTDTRHLFQRQPEFNDFDQQHLMPQKMQNERQQQNHVSHPFLQELGFEQIPSHLIELQFQQQRKLELQQQWQLELQRLELQRQQQLELQRQQQLEVQRQRQLELQRRQQLEHQRRQQFELQQQQQQFELQQQHHLLHQQQQQQQLHQYQMKLQQQQVLEQLLQHQMSDLGYGQGKGDPMRDNLVDQSQFRTLLPELQRNLHIPRHLDLSLEQVIRAKIGQNNLQEPQTDILDLLSQVKHGNILPSDLQFHHQLEQMQAQELSLARSTGFNTSDCHLQQQRQSSHDEHLSHIKWNHALQELHQGGFYEPSSMAFDHPTSLPAITLGIKLDNVNGHSQGPDSAEHLYMHPAEQLGSVSSNAPSCDQQVLDDIYASHPEMTENYFPGKRRQQENSWVEGGMQQLHHENERKRNVSEASGNSSIWLSGQRDEESSKQVLMDLHQKIGLQSIHSSEDDYGHLTSSSKSRESFWPITDSSSSNHNPDQEVAMNNSFMDRPQHLNSNSLLHDNPAMALSGQLHLGNGERLHGSNSGALLEEPTFLSGMIDTSQANHVDNRFGSKYTKDKDLAELDNRSGSKCVRAMSRSVSHIEENFVEQAETAMDLVNAHSRHSSLSSAGGYGGLHGYEMGLDNSTSEEVSNDRVILSKGLDNSLHKHPPVSRALSSLDALSDMGSASHNKHKNPTSIATSDERRNESVENLAAAWGGDTQASGMKEVRFRRTASYNDAGITETSFIDVLKKPVFSEAEAANAAALESSDGSLTGRSGKKKGKKGRQIDPALLGFKVSSNRIMMGEIQHLDDN; this is encoded by the exons ATGACTGACGGAAAGCTCAATCTACCTGACGATCTCCTCCTCTCCTCCAAATCAGCTGATGAACGCCTCTCCTCCTTCAAAg ATCAATTGACTGTGGACAACACAATACCACTTTCTCCTCAATGGCTTTATGCTAAGCCGGTGGATGCTAAGTCATTAACTGCTGGAGCATCAGGG GAAACTCGTGCATCAAATTCTTTGTCCCTTGGAAACTCCATTGATAACAATTTGAAAGACAATTGGCGTTTAGATGGAACCCAAGACAAGAAAGATCGGAGGAGGATTGCTTCTGACATAGAAAGTAGCCGTCGCTGGCGTGAGGAGGAGAGGGATACAGGCTTGCTTGGTAGAAGAGATCGCAGAAAAGAGGACCATCGCGCTGATTCTGTTTCAACCAGAGATATATCTGAGAATAGGACTTTGTCTTCTTCAGATCGTTGGCATGACAGCAATAACCGCATTTCTGGGCATGAATCCCGAAGAGACAGCAAGTGGTCATCTAGGTGGGGTCCGGAAGATAAAGAGAAGGGTTCTTTAACTGATAAGAGGGCAGATGTTGAGAAGGAAGACACTCACAGCGACAAACAAAATTTTGGCACAGCTAGCCGCCCAACTTCTGACCTTGAGAATGATTCTCGTGATAAGTGGAGGCCTCGCCATCGTATGGAAGTTCATGCTGGTGGACCTGCTGTGTACCGGAGCGCACCTGGATTTGGGTCAGATAGAGGACGAGTGGAGAGCTCAAATGTGCGGTTTGCTGCTGGACGAGGGAGGTCTAACAATAGTGGGAACTTTCAAAATGGCAGGCATCTTAATTCTTCTCCTATTGGGTCCATTCCTGTGAataaaaatcatgcattctGTTATCCAAGGGGAAAACTTCTTGACATTTACCGAAAGCATAAGACTCTTCCAAGTTTTGATCCTATGCCAGATGGGATGGAACATGCATCTCCAATAACACAGGAAACTGCTATCAAGCCATTGGCTTTTGTTTCCCCTGATGCAGAGGAAGAg GCTGTCCTTGGAGATATATGGCAGGGAAAAATCACAAGCAGTGGAGGATTGAAAAGCTCATTTAGAGACAATGACACATCAAATAATAATACTGCAG GCTTTGGTGAGGTGCCTTTAGGTGAGGGGAACCCAAATTCCTCTGTTAAGACTGAAGAAATTGCTGACTCTTTTGGAAAAATTACTGTTAATGCTTCTGGTCAAGGTATTGGTTCTGAGATGTTAGATACATCAATGGCCGAGG AAAAGGATTCACAAAAAGATGGCACACAGAAGCTTACAACAACAATTGGCAGAGAGTTGACGGATGACTTTGTGCGTGCAGTTTCCAAGAAAGACGATTGCAGTGTCGGGGAGTGTGGTCCAAGCGACAATGTTGTGGAGTTGAAAGCTTTTGAAACGTCATCAGTGGAAGATGTGGCTTCAAAGAAGCACCTTAAGTTGGGGGATAACGAGCCAACTACTTTTGAGATTGGTAGCCAGCTTCCTGGTGATTCCAGTTctctatttgattttattattccaCTCGAGGAGCTATCATTGTGCTATCTTGATCCTCAAGGGGCAATCCAGGGACCGTACCTTGGTATTGATATCATTGCATGGTTTGAGCAAGGATATTTTGGAACTGATCTACCAGTTTGTTTGTCAGATGCTCCCAGTGGATTACCGTTCTTTGAGCTTGGAGATATTATGCCTCACCTTAAATTTAAACCTGGGTGCGCTTCAAGCACTAGTCCATCTGCTAAGTTACAACTATCGGAACCTGTTGGAGAAAACTTGGAAGGGAGCGCACTGCCTCCTGCTTCTTCTCTTGAATTCAAGGGTTCTTCTGTCAGCGAAGAACTGCAGTATGCCTCATCTGGATTTGAGGCCATCCCTAGTGTTAGTGGTCAGTCAAGAACACCTGATCATGGTTTTCGCCCCAGGACAGTGGATTCTGATGATCAAAGATTCCAAAATATTGTTTCTTTGGATGAAG AAATTGTCTTTCCTGGAAGGCCTGGAAGCAGTGGCAACCCTGTGATGACAGATGCCGCAGACATTCAGAGTTTTGTTTCTAATCCTCCTAGCCACCCTGTCATCTTAAATGAATTTTCAGAAACTGGCATGCTTACTCATCAGGATGAAATAGTTCATCCATTTGGCTTGCTGATGTCTGAGCTCAGAAGCAACTCTCATCCAAAGCATGCTCAAGCATCCTATCTGGCTTCAAGCATGAGTGAGGGTCATGCTATGGATCCTTATACAGAGCGTGATGCTGCTCTTGCTAGCCACAGGTCCTTTGATTTAGTATCTGATCAATCCCGTTATACAGATACATGGCCTGAAGATTATAGTAAAAAGCCACTCATGAACCCCCACATTGATCTAGGTACCACAGACACTCGACACTTATTTCAGAGGCAACCTGAGTTCAATGATTTTGACCAGCAGCATCTCATGCCACAGAAGATGCAAAACGAACGTCAACAACAGAATCATGTATCTCATCCCTTCTTACAAGAACTGGGTTTTGAGCAAATCCCTTCTCATCTGATTGAACTGCAATTTCAACAGCAGAGAAAGTTGGAGCTCCAACAACAGTGGCAGTTGGAGCTTCAACGGTTGGAGCTTCAACGGCAGCAGCAGTTGGAGCTTCAACGGCAGCAGCAGTTGGAGGTTCAACGTCAGCGGCAGTTGGAG CTTCAACGTCGGCAGCAGTTGGAGCATCAGCGGCGGCAGCAGTTTGAGCTtcagcaacagcagcaacagTTTGAACTTCAGCAACAGCATCATTTACTGcatcaacagcagcagcaacaacagctTCATCAGTACCAAATGAaattgcagcagcagcaggttCTGGAACAGTTGCTGCAGCATCAGATGTCTGATCTTGGCTATGGGCAGGGAAAGGGAGATCCAATGAGAGACAACTTGGTTGATCAGAGTCAATTTAGGACACTACTTCCAGAACTGCAGCGAAATCTGCATATTCCAAGGCACTTGGATCTGTCACTGGAGCAGGTAATTCGAGCAAAGATTGGCCAGAATAATCTTCAAGAACCTCAGACTGATATCTTAGACCTCTTATCACAGGTGAAGCATGGTAATATATTGCCTTCAGACCTGCAATTCCATCATCAGCTAGAACAGATGCAGGCGCAAGAGTTGTCTTTGGCAAGGTCTACAGGATTTAACACTTCAGATTGTCACCTGCAACAGCAGAGGCAATCCTCACATGATGAACATTTAAGCCACATCAAATGGAATCATGCTTTACAGGAGTTACATCAGGGTGGGTTTTATGAGCCTAGCTCTATGGCATTTGACCATCCGACTTCTCTTCCTGCTATCACACTAGGGATTAAGTTGGATAATGTAAATGGTCATTCCCAAGGTCCAGATTCAGCAGAACATCTATATATGCATCCTGCTGAGCAACTGGGTTCTGTTTCTTCAAATGCTCCCTCTTGTGACCAACaagttcttgatgatatttatGCTTCTCATCCTGAAATGACAGAGAACTACTTCCCTGGAAAACGAAGGCAGCAAGAGAATAGTTGGGTTGAAGGAGGGATGCAACAGCTGCatcatgaaaatgaaagaaaaagaaatgtttcAGAAGCTTCAGGAAACTCTAGTATTTGGTTATCAGGTCAACGAGATGAGGAGAGCTCGAAGCAAGTTTTAATGGATCTTCACCAAAAAATAGGTCTTCAGTCTATTCACTCATCAGAAGATGATTATGGGCACCTTACATCCTCTTCAAAGTCTCGGGAATCCTTTTGGCCGATCACTGATTCATCTTCTTCAAATCATAATCCAGATCAAGAAGTTGCCATGAATAACTCATTTATGGATAGGCCTCAACATTTGAACTCAAATTCTCTGTTGCATGATAATCCTGCCATGGCCTTGAGTGGTCAATTACACCTAGGAAATGGTGAAAGATTGCATGGGTCAAATTCTGGAGCACTACTGGAAGAACCAACTTTTTTGTCTGGCATGATAGATACTTCTCAAGCTAATCATGTGGATAACAGGTTTGGTTCAAAATATACCAAGGATAAAGACTTGGCAGAATTGGATAACAGATCTGGGTCCAAATGTGTGAGGGCCATGTCCAGGTCTGTTTCACACATTGAAGAAAACTTTGTTGAACAAGCTGAAACTGCTATGGATCTTGTTAATGCCCATAGCAGGCATAGTTCACTAAGCAGTGCTG GTGGATATGGAGGCTTACATGGCTATGAGATGGGATTAGATAATTCGACCAGTGAAGAGGTTTCTAATGACAG GGTTATATTAAGTAAAGGGCTTGACAATTCCTTGCATAAACACCCACCAGTGTCCCGAGCCTTATCTTCCCTGGATGCTTTGTCAGACATGGGATCTGCTTCGCATAACAAGCATAAAAATCCAACAAGCATTGCAACTTCTGATG AAAGGAGGAACGAGTCTGTAGAGAATTTAGCAGCAGCATGGGGAGGTGATACTCAAGCATCTGGCATGAAAGAAGTGCGTTTTAGGAGGACTGCGTCTTACAATGATGCTGGTATAACAGAGACATCATTCATAGATGTGCTAAAAAAGCCTGTTTTTTCTGAGGCTGAAGCAGCTAATGCGGCTGCCTTGGAATCATCTGATGGTTCACTGACTGGACGAAGtgggaaaaagaaagggaagaaaggAAGGCAGATTGATCCTGCTCTCCTTGGCTTCAAGGTTTCTAGCAATCGCATTATGATGGGTGAGATACAACATCTTGATGACAACTGA